The genomic interval CGATCCGGATTTCATGCTGCCGGGCCTGGAGATGGCGACGCGGCTGGTGCTGGAACTGTGCGGCGGCGAACCGTCCGAGGTCGTGGTCGCCGGCAGCGTGCCGGAGACGGCCCGGATCATCGACTTCCCCTATTCGGAAGTGAAGCGGCTGACCGGCCTCGACCTGTCCGTCCCCGAGATCAACGTGACGCTGAAGGCGCTCGGATTCTGGCTCTCCGGCGCCGGCGACACCGTCAAGGTCGCCGCGCCGAGCTGGCGGCCGGACATCGAGGGCAAGGCGGACCTGGTCGAGGAGGTCGTGCGCATCGTCGGCCTCGACCGGGTGTCGAACACGCCGCTGCCGCGCACCGGCAGCGTCGGCGCGCGGGTGCTGACCACCGGCCAGATACGCCGCTCGCGCGCACGCCGCACCTTGGCCGCCCGCGGCCTCGACGAGGCGGTGACGTGGTCCTTCATCTCGCGCGGCCAGGCGGAGGCTTTCGGCGGCGGCGCCGGCACGCTGACGCTCGCCAACCCGATCTCCGCCGACATGTCCGACATGCGGCCGAGCCTGCTGCCGGGGCTGATCACGGCGGCCCAGCGCAACGCCGACCGCGGCTTTGCCGACACGGCCCTGTTCGAGGTCGGGCAGATCTTCGCCGACGACACGCCCGAGGGCCAGCGCATGGTCGCCGCCGGCGTGCGCCGGGGCACGGCACGCTTCGCCGGCGCCGGGCGCCACTGGTCGGGGTCGGCCGGCGCCGTCGACGTGTTCGAGGCCAGGGCCGATGCCGAGGCGGTGCTGTCGGCGATCGGCGCGCCGGTCGACAAGCTGCAGGTCCACACAGATGCGCCGGCCTGGTTCCATCCGGGCCGCTCGGGCACGCTCAAGCTCGGGCCGAAGAACCTGCTCGCCGTGTTCGGCGAGATCCATCCGCGCACGCTCGGCCTGCTCGACATCGAGGGGCCGCTGGTCGGCTTCGAGATCCATCTCGACGCGGTACCCGAGCCCAAGGCAAGGGCGACCCGCTCCAAGGGCGCGCTCGACATCGCCGACCTGATGCCGGTGCGGCGCGACTTCGCCTTCGTCGTCGACCAGGACGTCGCCGCCGACCGGCTGATCAAGGCCGCGCGCGGCGCCGACAAGGCGCTGATCGCCGACGTGACGCTATTCGACGTCTATGTCGGGGCGGGGATCGCCGACGGCAGGAAGTCGCTTGCCATCGACGTGACCCTGCAGCCGAAGGAGCGTACGCTCACCGAGGAGGAGATCGACGCGGTGGGCAAGAAGATCGTCGCCGCCGTCGAGAAGGCCACCGGCGGCACGCTGCGCGGCTGACGGCACGGCCCGACGGAACCGCGGGGCATTCCGGCATCGGCCGGGGGCGCCTCGTGCCGGCGCGCGCTCAGTACCACAGGCCGAGGCCGCGGGCGCGGAAGCGCGGGTTGCCGATCTTCGGCACGAAGGACTTGCCCGAGATCGGGGCGGCATGATCGAAGTCGAACGGCTCGACCGAGCGCGTGAGCGCGCGGATGCGGCGCACGCGCTCGTCGGTGGCGGGATGGGTGCGCAGGATCGAGGGATCGGGAATGCGCGCGCCCGGCAGGGCCATTGCCTCCCACATGCGGCCCTGGACGCGTTCCAGCTTGAGCAAGGCGCTGGCGAGGCCTTCGGGATCGCCGGTCAGGTCGACCGCATCGAGATCGGCGTCGAACTCGCGCGTGCGCGACAGGGCGAGCTGCAGCAGCGTGCCGACGGTCGGTGCGGCAACCAGCAGTAGGATCAGCAGCCAGGGCACGTTGCCGCCGCCTTCCAGCATCGACGGCATGTGGAAGAAGAACAGGAACAGGCCGAGGAAGGACATGGTCGAGGTCATGCGCGCGACGATGTCGGCCAGCGCCATGACGCGCACGTCGCCGTTGCGGATGTGGCTCAGCTCGTGGGCCAGGACGCCTGCGAACTCGCGCGCCGTCAGCTTGCGGATCAGACCGTCGGTGACGCAGATCACCGCCTCTTCCGGGCGCCCGACAGCGAAGGCGTTCATCATCTTGCTGGGCACGTAGTAGAGCACCGGCACCGAGGGCAGGCCGGCGCGCCGGGCGAGGACCAGGAGGATGTGGTGGCCCTCGGGAAACACCGACGCGGGCAACGGCCGGGCGCGATAGAGCCCAAGCACCATTTGCGGCGAGACATGGGTCGCGACGTAGAGCGAGAAGGAGCCGCCGAGCGCCGCCCAGAACACGCCCTCCGGACCGGCGATGATGTAGGCGCACAGCGCGAGCAGCCCGACGCTGCCGCCGGCGAGCAAGGCCGTTTGCAGGCTGTTCTGCAGCTTGCGCCGCTGGCGGAGGTTTTCGTCGATGTGCGGAGATGCACTCATGCCTCCAAGATAGGGATCTCGGGCGGCGCCGTCACCCCATCGCAAGCGTCGCACGAAAAAGGGCTGCTGCCCGGCCGGCGGCAGCCCTCAGCTTATTGACAACCCTGCAGCCTCTCCGCTGTCATTCCGGCCAAGCGGAGCGCGAGCCGGAACCGGAGAGTCACGGTGTCGATGATGTCGATGGTCTCGATGAAGGAGACCGAGAGCCCCCGGCTCACCGATCCCGCATCTGCGCTTCCCTGCGTGCGGGATGACGAGCTTGGAGGGTCGTCGGCAGTCTGAGGGCTGCCGCCCGGCCGGCGGCAGCCCTGTCGCGCATCCGCGGGGTCGGATCAGGCGGCGACGTCTGCGAGGAATCGGTCGACGGCGTTGCGCATTTCCTGCGCCTGGGCTTCCAGTTCCTCGGCGGTCCGCGCCACCGTGGCGGCGGAGCCGGTGGTCTGCTCGGCCGCCTGGCTCAGGCCGCCGACGTTGCTGGCGACCAGTTCGGTGCCGTCCGCTGCCTCGGCAACGTTGCGGGAGATCTCGCTCGTCGCCGCGCCCTGCTGCTCGACGGCGGCGGCGATGGCGGAGGTGTACTTGTTGACGTCGTCCATGGTGCGGGCGATCGCGCCGATCGCTTCCACCGCATCCTTGGTCTCGGCCTGGATCGCGGAGATCTGCGAGCCGATCTCCTCGGTCGCCTTGGAGGTCTGGTTGGCCAGTTCCTTCACTTCCGCGGCGACGACCGCGAAGCCGCGGCCGGCCTCGCCGGCGCGTGCCGCCTCGATGGTGGCGTTCAAGGCCAGAAGGTTGGTCTGCTCGGCGATCGCCTGAATCAGCGTCACCACCTCGCCGATGCGGTTGGCGGCGTCGGCAAGACCGGCGACCTTGGCGTTGCTGGTGCGTGCGCCGTCCGTTGCCTGACCGACGATGGTCGTGGTCTGGCCGACCTGGCGCGAGATCTCGGCGATGGACGCAGCCAATTCCTCGGCCGCGGAGGCGACGGTCTGGACGTTCGACGAGGCCGTCTCGGACGCCGCCGCGACGTTGCTGGCTCGCGCCGAGGTGTCCTCGGCGACGCCGCCGAGCTGATGCGATGCGGTGCGCATGGAGCGGGCGCGATCGGTGACGCCGACGAGCTTCTGCTCGATCTCGCCGCGGAAGGCGGCGATACGCTCGGCAATGCGGGCCTGGCGGCTCCGTTCCTCACGGGCGCGCTCGTCCTCGGCGCGCTGCATGGACAGGGCCTGGACCTGGGCCGCCTCGGCGTCGTTGCGGGCCTGTTCGGAGACGGCGAAGGCCTTCTGCAGCTGGGCGACGGTCCACCACAGGGCGCCCACCTCGGCGACGACGATCACGGCGTGGAACACCACGCGCGCGAAGTTCGCGCCGCCCGGGAACAGCAGGAACGGAAAGGCGAAGTTCAGAACGAGATGATGGACCGCGACGACGCCGGCATAGGCGACCAGCGCGCGCCAGTCGACCCAGCCGGCGAGGATGGCGAGCACGGCGAAGAAGTACATGTGGCCGTCGGTCTGGAACGACAGCGCGGGATCGTCGCCGGCGAGCGCGGCGACGAACAGTGCGACCAGGGCGGCGAGCGACACCGCCGTGGCGACCCGCGTCTCGGTGCCGATGCCGAACTTCATCCAGGTGCCCGTGGCCGCCGCGCCAAGCAGCAGTGCGGCACCGGCCACGGCCGCCAGCGATACCGTGCCGTGCCACCAGGCGGTTGCGATGACCAGCAACACGTTGAACCAGATGAAGTAGATCATCGCCTTCGCGAAGGCCGTGCGCATGCTGTCCAGACTGGACATTCCGGTTGCCTGAGTAGTCATCATTCCACCTCTTAGCCGCTCGAGCCGAGCCGCAGACACGCTTCAGCCACCAGAGCGGAAGCAACGTAGAAAGCTCCGGAAGAATAGAGCCGCCACAGGTAGTCCGGCTCGTCGGACGTCGACACGGCCAGCCAGCCCCCGAATCCCGTTGACAGGATCTGCCCGCCCGCCCGGGCCGAAACCTCGGCGGCGCTGGCGGACCAGGGTGCGGACACGACGGCAACCATGCCCTGCTTGCCGGGACCCTGATTGCCGGGCTGGAGCACCGCGAAGACCATCAGCAGGTTGGCGAACAGGAAATAGGCGAGGACGAACCGTTTCGATCCGCCCGTCTTGCGCCGCCTGGTGCACTCCATGGTCTTGGTCCGTTTCTCCCTCGTCAGCCTTTCTACCGCGACGTGACTTAACAATTCCTGAAACGCACAAAGGTCTGGTCGCGGCTCTATTGCGATGCGGAAAAACCAGTAGAAATCCTTACGGGATCTCCCGTAGGGTTTTCGCCGAAGAATACTTTCGGCGGAAATGCATGGTTTGCGGAATCTGGGCTCGAAAGGATCAATCCTCGAGCGCATGGAAGCGCTGCGCGCGGCGCCGCAGCCGGCGCCAGAGCCGCCGGCGCTCGTCGCGTACGCGCTGCAGCGACGGGGCCTGACAGGACGCCGCCTTCAGGCGGCCGTGCAGAGCGTCAAGCCGGCGATAGTCTGCAAGGGCCTCAAGCAGTTCCTGCTGCCGCTCCGCCGTCCGGCGGTCTGCCGGCGTGCCGCAGAGCTCCGACAGGACGACGAGACGTGCATGCCGGTCGATCGCCTTGTGCCAGCGGCGCAGGGCGTCCGCATCGCGTCGGGCGAGCGCCTCGGCCGCGCGGGAGCGCGCCGCCTTGCGCGCCTTGCGCAACGCTCCGGCAACCGCATCGGCACCGATCAGCGCGGGGACCAGCGTCACCGCGTCGACCTCGCAGCGGCGCAACATGGCGTCGAGGACATCGATCCGGCAGACGGCCTCGGCCGCCGCACGATCCCTGCCCGGCGCGCCGGCGACCAGGGTCGGGCCGCCCGGGCTGCCGGTTTCGCCAGCGAACGCCTTGAGCCCGCGCGCACAGACCTTCAGCCGCGCCACGCGCGGCGCATGCGACGGGCCGAGCGGGCGCTTCCACAGCTTCAGGATCAGGCGGGCCTGGCGGACATGGCCGCGCGCCCGCGCCAGGCGCGCGGCGAGCGGCCGGCAGGTCTCGGCAAGGGCGGCGCGCGCTGAAACGATCTCCGCCAGCATGCGGGCGCGCAGGACAACGCCGACGGGGTC from Polymorphum gilvum SL003B-26A1 carries:
- the pheT gene encoding phenylalanine--tRNA ligase subunit beta → MKFTLSWLKDHLETDASLDQIVERLTMIGLEVEQVTDRAAKLAPFTIARVISAERHPNADRLQVLKVDTGSGEPLQIVCGAPNARAGLVGVLGRPGDHIPGLGVTLSVGKIRDVESFGMMCSERELELSDEHTGIIELPADAPVGARFAAWSGLDDPVIEIGLTPNRPDCTGVHGIARDLAAAGLGTLKERRHEQVRGGYPCPTGVTLDFGADKPLCKAFGLRLVRGVKNGPAPKWMQERLIAIGLRPINALVDITNYMTFDQGRPLHVFDAAKVKGDLVVRRAAAGETILGLNGKSYELDGETCVIADANGVESIAGILGGEPSGCDETTTDVLIESALWDEDNIARTGRKLGVNTDARYRFERGVDPDFMLPGLEMATRLVLELCGGEPSEVVVAGSVPETARIIDFPYSEVKRLTGLDLSVPEINVTLKALGFWLSGAGDTVKVAAPSWRPDIEGKADLVEEVVRIVGLDRVSNTPLPRTGSVGARVLTTGQIRRSRARRTLAARGLDEAVTWSFISRGQAEAFGGGAGTLTLANPISADMSDMRPSLLPGLITAAQRNADRGFADTALFEVGQIFADDTPEGQRMVAAGVRRGTARFAGAGRHWSGSAGAVDVFEARADAEAVLSAIGAPVDKLQVHTDAPAWFHPGRSGTLKLGPKNLLAVFGEIHPRTLGLLDIEGPLVGFEIHLDAVPEPKARATRSKGALDIADLMPVRRDFAFVVDQDVAADRLIKAARGADKALIADVTLFDVYVGAGIADGRKSLAIDVTLQPKERTLTEEEIDAVGKKIVAAVEKATGGTLRG
- a CDS encoding zinc metalloprotease HtpX; this translates as MSASPHIDENLRQRRKLQNSLQTALLAGGSVGLLALCAYIIAGPEGVFWAALGGSFSLYVATHVSPQMVLGLYRARPLPASVFPEGHHILLVLARRAGLPSVPVLYYVPSKMMNAFAVGRPEEAVICVTDGLIRKLTAREFAGVLAHELSHIRNGDVRVMALADIVARMTSTMSFLGLFLFFFHMPSMLEGGGNVPWLLILLLVAAPTVGTLLQLALSRTREFDADLDAVDLTGDPEGLASALLKLERVQGRMWEAMALPGARIPDPSILRTHPATDERVRRIRALTRSVEPFDFDHAAPISGKSFVPKIGNPRFRARGLGLWY
- a CDS encoding methyl-accepting chemotaxis protein, which codes for MSSLDSMRTAFAKAMIYFIWFNVLLVIATAWWHGTVSLAAVAGAALLLGAAATGTWMKFGIGTETRVATAVSLAALVALFVAALAGDDPALSFQTDGHMYFFAVLAILAGWVDWRALVAYAGVVAVHHLVLNFAFPFLLFPGGANFARVVFHAVIVVAEVGALWWTVAQLQKAFAVSEQARNDAEAAQVQALSMQRAEDERAREERSRQARIAERIAAFRGEIEQKLVGVTDRARSMRTASHQLGGVAEDTSARASNVAAASETASSNVQTVASAAEELAASIAEISRQVGQTTTIVGQATDGARTSNAKVAGLADAANRIGEVVTLIQAIAEQTNLLALNATIEAARAGEAGRGFAVVAAEVKELANQTSKATEEIGSQISAIQAETKDAVEAIGAIARTMDDVNKYTSAIAAAVEQQGAATSEISRNVAEAADGTELVASNVGGLSQAAEQTTGSAATVARTAEELEAQAQEMRNAVDRFLADVAA